taaaaaaaaatcagtattgtaattactttaaaaataatctttttcagtaataaaagaatttttttgtttggcttactaaataaaattatttgattttttctattatcgtgaatcaaatgtttttaaataaaaattaatacctaATTCCATATGATATTTAGGATTATTTCTTTCACcaactgcattaaaaaaaaattatattttatttcaattaaactaaTACACTGAAACAAATAAGTAAGATACATTAAGTccaagtttgtaaaaaaaaatatttcccaataatcatttttaaatagaaagtgTTTTCTGTTCTCATTATCATAAATCGCATTTATCAAGACTTTAATTATCATCTAAAAAATACCTCCTtgattattaaagttaattatttcataatgggctttaaaattctatttaattagttattttctcTAGATTGAATAAAAGCTATCATTAATATAGTCCATATACCATCGGAAGATCATAAATAAGGGACTCTTAAAAGAGTTCCCTTCAATGCTAGGGTATAATAGTACAAAGAACCATTATTGGGATAAAGTTTTTACCAATAAaccataaaattgtttttttatgtaaccCATAATTTGGCTTTCAAGCAACTTTTTTAGATGAACAgattatatctaaataaatcaaaattgaatttattcgCACTGCCcaatttccatatttattaatacaaaattattgccACAGTATCTATATCAGTAGTATAATAGCAATCTATTACCACAATAACAGCAATGCCTGCTACAATAACTAATTTGGAAAcaataatatagtaataatttatataaatagaatagtaataatttatttagtaccaaacttaaagtaataaaatcctcaactaaaaaagttttgtatagATATATTAACAAAAAGACTAACTCCCAATTTACACGTGACGTCTGACATCAGATGCATAACGGCATATGAGTAACAAAAACCTGATTTTTCACCTCCAATTTTCCTAGCCTGCTTTTAGACAAGAACTGTCATGTGAAGGAAACTCTGAGTTAAGCTGGAAATCAGGCACATGATGATTGACTGCTTGCATCATATaactttttacttaactttgCAAGAAAGAATCAACTACAGGAATGgtgtaaatttaatataaagccTTAtttcagggatgagagtagttggaaagtaaaaaagaggaaattcaagaatatatatatatatagaaaaatttcgacaaaaaagtgcaatttttaaacttgtaaaccatgtgattataaatcccgatgattaattttaaaattgcatgaatatataaatatgaatcacatgcatgattttaaattaagagaatatgAATCTGGAaatgaggcttttaaatcacgtgaatatgaaactctatatcgaattttaaaaatgggaaaatacaaatcatgatgcgtaatttttagaccacgtaaatacgaatcatgatgcataatttttaaatagtgcgATTACGAATCCAactgtctaatttttaaagcacgtataaataggaaaatcgatgtttgatattacaaccgcaaaaacTCACGAGATTAGGTTTTAAGCACGCGTGAATTCGAATCgctacatagggttttaaaagcGAATAattacaaatcgcgatattggatttttaaatcttgtaaataaGAATCGGAATGTACGACATTTAAATCGCCTGAttaagaatcgcaacgttcaacttttaaatcaggtgaatacgaaaatcaatgtttgaggGGGGAATAAGGACTTCAATACTTTcgcttcacaaaaaatttaattcctcataaaatattttaacttgggcaaaaaaaaaatttcagcggaaatCCGCGAATTTGCGGAAGAATCACATCCCTGTTATTTACAGTAAGTGAggtgaaaaaaataaggaaagagTGAGCTATTatgtactttataaaatttattttttaacaagccTAGATCACTTATATTATGAACGtcataataaaatctattaagaCATTTAGGGTAAGTATAAAAACATGTCAAAGTTAATGACTTATTTACAAGTCATACTTTAAGGTAAGGAGAATATCAAAAAACCACATATAAACAgtatttaagcaattaaatatcattacatTTCATGTCCAAAAAATCATTatgaatgcttaaaataaatatcgataGTTGTTTCATGACATGCCTTAAGATTCTGGTCATTAAACCCAATACTGAATTTACTAACAGGTTTAAAGTAATCAAGTCCTCTTCCAATTTTTATGATCCAACCATTATTGAATCTTATTTCTCGGTCATGTAACGTAGTTGAATAGTCAATGTCTAGCACTATATCATAACcggctaaactttttttaatacactgAAATCTGGATTGTTGACTTTCAAAATCTTGGTCACTTGCACCTGTAACcaatagaattctttttaactcGGGACAAAATCTAACTAGAACttcacaaaaacttaaaaaattataagtttgatGAGCAGTTCGAATGTACGGATCTTCTATTTCAACAAGAGTTACATATTTGTCAAGATGTTTGCTGACTATACTTTCATAGCTAAATCCTACTCCATTATTCGGAACTTGGATTTGTTCGTGGTATGAACCAGCGTCTTTTTGTTGCTGTACTATTTGCTTAATCTTTTCAGCTCTGGTCATGTACTCTGTTGCCTTTTGGCGCAAATGTTCAAGTTTCTTTTGATCAGACGTGTTTTTGATTACGTCTAAGAATAGCTGAATTCCCTCTTGATAACAAGCTAATGCAGCGGGATATCTCCCTTCGCTGTCATGTTGAACAGCACGTCTGATAACAGAAATTGCAGCTTGCTCAATACCTTCGATTgctgaatttttagaattcatcCTCAAAAGTTGaatcacattaaaattaaaacgtttGAGGCAGAAGTAaaagttaacaaattaaaaactacatatatttttaacaaaataaattttaggaattatgtttcagataaaatataattttaaaaaatttaataattcaagttTTGAAATCCACAGAAAACATTAGAGCTCTTGTCACCTTGTTTACAAACtttgaatacatttatttcacttccgttctttttcaaatcttcccaaattaagaaaaaa
The Parasteatoda tepidariorum isolate YZ-2023 chromosome 9, CAS_Ptep_4.0, whole genome shotgun sequence genome window above contains:
- the LOC107440867 gene encoding MIT domain-containing protein 1; translated protein: MNSKNSAIEGIEQAAISVIRRAVQHDSEGRYPAALACYQEGIQLFLDVIKNTSDQKKLEHLRQKATEYMTRAEKIKQIVQQQKDAGSYHEQIQVPNNGVGFSYESIVSKHLDKYVTLVEIEDPYIRTAHQTYNFLSFCEVLVRFCPELKRILLVTGASDQDFESQQSRFQCIKKSLAGYDIVLDIDYSTTLHDREIRFNNGWIIKIGRGLDYFKPVSKFSIGFNDQNLKACHETTIDIYFKHS